A DNA window from Actinomycetota bacterium contains the following coding sequences:
- a CDS encoding VOC family protein, whose translation MLKIDHIVYSVTDLDEAGERLRRRSGLASVPGGRHPGWGTANRIVPLGSSYIELMALVDPAEARSDPVGSGLAQLLRAGEGPMLWVVSTDDLDAVAGRLGLAVQAKARELPDGSRVSWRTAGLEMALGRPELPFFIEWGVPPERHPGRMACAQPVQPEGIAWVQVRGDAGAVAEWLGGEDVACRVSGGGPGPDGVTAVGIAAPGGEIVLQ comes from the coding sequence GTGTTAAAGATCGATCATATCGTATACAGTGTGACGGATCTTGATGAAGCGGGCGAGCGGCTGCGCCGCCGGTCCGGGCTGGCCTCGGTGCCCGGCGGGCGCCATCCGGGGTGGGGTACGGCCAACCGGATCGTGCCGCTCGGCTCCAGCTACATCGAGCTGATGGCCCTGGTGGACCCCGCCGAGGCACGGAGTGACCCGGTGGGGAGCGGCCTCGCCCAGCTACTGCGGGCCGGGGAGGGACCGATGCTGTGGGTGGTGTCCACCGATGACCTCGATGCGGTCGCCGGCCGGCTGGGGCTCGCCGTCCAGGCGAAGGCGCGGGAGCTGCCCGACGGCAGCCGGGTGTCCTGGCGCACCGCCGGGCTGGAGATGGCCCTGGGCCGCCCGGAGCTCCCCTTCTTCATCGAGTGGGGGGTGCCGCCCGAGCGCCATCCCGGCCGCATGGCCTGCGCCCAGCCCGTGCAGCCCGAGGGCATTGCTTGGGTCCAGGTGCGGGGTGATGCGGGCGCGGTGGCGGAATGGCTCGGGGGCGAGGACGTGGCGTGCCGGGTATCGGGTGGCGGGCCGGGCCCGGACGGCGTGACAGCGGTGGGGATCGCGGCGCCCGGGGGCGAGATCGTCCTGCAGTAA